Proteins encoded within one genomic window of Corvus hawaiiensis isolate bCorHaw1 chromosome 9, bCorHaw1.pri.cur, whole genome shotgun sequence:
- the DEPDC1 gene encoding DEP domain-containing protein 1A isoform X2, translating to MVGLREAPCPLPRSVGALGPPAPVTARGYLGPSRAVPGSRCVRARGCPARYRHGGVPWDPPCGRDTGRSGTTCGCPGPPAPWPRSSGRCARRFSCRARSVSAQWNEVTRHFRAGMPLRRHRRRFRSHGGCFTAAEAADWLHQVLRSNSSFGPDVTRQQTVQLLRKFLKNHVIEDIKGRWGAENLEDNGALYRFPSTSPVKPLPSPPRENLENFSGDKGKPFKLPSSSRRALKKPEFLQSLENLARPKPDVIQEKKEDTLQGREISQEYVQETWRNIILIHLQTILGLPSLEEVLQPAQIIPEFVMYNMSSTSKHGVVILQDKAEDLPHWVLSAMKCLAYWPRNNDMSQATYSGFERDVFRTVADYFHSLPEPLLTFEYYELFVNILVMCGYIPIPDLGSGKRSVQEEKCDPQPSKTLQLNSFKSTECLLLSLLLKEPDEKKKGEASRRFSSEELRAQKQHEKKWQQHQLPCQQGSAGNLMGGSCQNLAGFRNEQQPRGAFRTRCYSLERIGAAASSVCNKGGSASLRGGGVSTITGSGELLDEHEVTSVVELGWAGSGQTQSHGLRRVSAPSTRGEELWDGSHGSKRRSLSLLGRRSCRSCTAINRPIAEITVQPWGQGEASPCVHSRTEGSGSTIQKRLCRSSTELSERSVPPSPCVLAGTNLLQPHLERIAVEALQICCLLLPPPNRRKLQLLLRMMARISGNVDMPRLHDAMGTRSLLIQTFSRCVLRCAQEEDLDELLSTRLVSFLMDHQQEILQVPAYLQVAVRDHLEYLKMAQCKQEKEDICAILPTYSYCKQITPQEFEEQKVSTSQAAVAELLENIIKDKNLSVKDKKKKLKQVFSFSWNQCKLSWESPSKTG from the exons ATGGTGGGGCTTAGGGAGgctccctgcccgctgccgcGAAGTGTGGGTGCCCTGGGGCCCCCTGCTCCTGTCACGGCACGGGGGTACCTGGGGCCGTCCCGCGCCGTGCCCGGTTCGCGGTGTGTGCGTGCCCGGGGCTGCCCTGCCCGCTATCGCCACGGGGGGGTGCCCTGGGACCCCCCCTGCGGTCGCGACACGGGGCGCTCCGGGACGACATGTGGGTGCCCCGGGCCCCCCGCCCCGTGGCCCCGATCCTCGGGACGCTGCGCTCGCCGCTTCAGCTGCCGCGCTCGCTCCGTTTCCGCGCAGTGGAACGAGGTCACCCGGCACTTCCGAGCGGGGATGCCCCTGCGGCGGCACCGGCGGCGCTTCCGCTCGCACGGCGGCTGCTTCACCGCCGCCGAGGCCGCGGACTGGCTCCACCAGGTGCTGAGGAGCAACAGCAGCTTCGGGCCCGACGTGACCAGGCAGCAAACGGTGCAGCTGCTGCGGAAATTCCTCAAAAACCACGTCATTGAAGATATCAAAGGCAGGTGGGGAGCTGAAAACCTGGAAGACAACGGTGCCCTGTACAG ATTTCCTTCAACATCTCCAGTTAAACCTCTACCAAGCCCACCAAGGGAGAACTTGGAAAACTTCTCTGGAGACAAAGGAAAACCTTTTAAACTGCCCAGTTCATCCAGGAGGGCTTTGAAAAAACCGGAGTTCCTGCAGTCTCTG GAAAACTTAGCAAGACCAAAACCTGATGTAAtacaagaaaagaaggaagacacACTGCAAGGCAGGGAAATAAGCCAGGAATATGTGCAAGAAACATGGAGAAATATCATCCTGATACA TTTGCAAACCATTTTGGGGCTCCCCTCGTTGGAGGAGGTTCTGCAGCCGGCCCAGATCATTCCTGAGTTTGTCATGTACAACATGAGCAGCACCAGCAAACACGGGGTGGTGATTCTGCAGGACAAAGCAG AAGACCTCCCTCACTGGGTGTTGTCAGCCATGAAGTGCTTGGCCTACT GGCCCAGGAACAATGACATGAGCCAAGCCACCTACAGTGGGTTTGAGCGCGACGTGTTCAGAACAGTTGCTGATTATTTTCACAGTCTGCCTGAGCCATTGCTTACTTTTGAATACTATGAGCTCTTTGTTAATATCTTAG TTATGTGTGGCTACATCCCAATTCCAGATCTGGGCAGTGGAAAACGTTCTGTCCAAGAGGAGAAATGTGACCCCCAGCCTTCAAAAACTCTTCAGTTGAACTCTTTCAAGTCCACTGAGTGTCTTCTCCTAAGCCTGCTCCTCAAAGAGCCTgatgagaagaagaaaggtgAAGCTTCCAGGAGGTTTTCCTCAGAAGAGCTGAGAGCccaaaagcagcatgaaaagAAATGGCAGCAACACCAACTACCATGTCAGCAAGGGAGTGCTGGGAACCTGATGGGAGGGAGCTGCCAGAATCTTGCAGGATTCAGGAATGAACAACAGCCACGTGGAGCATTTAGGACAAGGTGTTACTCCTTGGAAAGAATtggagctgctgcttcgagTGTGTGTAATAAAGGAGGATCTGCCTCCCTCCGGGGAGGTGGTGTGAGCACCATCACGGGAAGTGGAGAACTGCTGGATGAGCATGAAGTGACTTCTGtggtggagctgggctgggctggctcggGCCAAACACAGAGCCATGGCCTCAGGAGAGTGTCTGCCCCATCCACCCGGGgtgaggagctgtgggatggcAGCCACGGATCAAAGCGCCGCTCCCTGAgcctgctgggcaggaggagctgcaggagctgcactgcCATCAACAGACCCATCGCTGAGATCACGGTGCAGCCctgggggcagggagaggcCAGCCCCTGTGTGCACAGCAGGACTGAGGGCTCTGGCAGCACCATCCAAAAGAgactctgcaggagcagcacagaacTGTCAGAACGCTctgtccccccctccccttgTGTGTTGGCTGGCACAA ATCTCCTGCAGCCTCACCTAGAAAGAATTGCAGTGGAAGCTCTGCAGATCTGCTGCTTGCTGCTTCCACCCCCGAACCGcaggaagctgcagctgctgctgcggATGATGGCCAGGATCAGTGGCAATGTTGATATGCCACGGCTGCACGATGCCATGGGCACCAGGTCCTTG CTGATCCAGACGTTTTCCCGCTGCGTGCTGCGCTGTGCACAGGAGGAAGACCTGGATGAGCTGCTTTCCACACGCTTGGTTTCCTTCCTGATGGACCATCAGCAGGAAATACTCCAAGTCCCAGCTTACCTGCAGGTTGCTGTGCGGGATCACCTTGAGTACCTGAAGATGGCTCAG tgcaaacaggaaaaagaagacatttgTGCCATCTTGCCAACATATTCCTACTGCAAACAAATCACTCCTCAGGAGTTTGAAGAACAAAAGGTCTCCACCTCACAGGCTGCAGTGGCAGAGCTCTTGGAGAACATCATCAAGGATAAAAACCTCTCTGtgaaggacaaaaagaaaaagttaaaacag gtattttcattttcatggaaTCAGTGTAAGCTTTCCTGGGAGAGCCCTTCCAAAACTGGCTGA
- the DEPDC1 gene encoding DEP domain-containing protein 1A isoform X4 has translation MVGLREAPCPLPRSVGALGPPAPVTARGYLGPSRAVPGSRCVRARGCPARYRHGGVPWDPPCGRDTGRSGTTCGCPGPPAPWPRSSGRCARRFSCRARSVSAQWNEVTRHFRAGMPLRRHRRRFRSHGGCFTAAEAADWLHQVLRSNSSFGPDVTRQQTVQLLRKFLKNHVIEDIKGRWGAENLEDNGALYRFPSTSPVKPLPSPPRENLENFSGDKGKPFKLPSSSRRALKKPEFLQSLENLARPKPDVIQEKKEDTLQGREISQEYVQETWRNIILIHLQTILGLPSLEEVLQPAQIIPEFVMYNMSSTSKHGVVILQDKAEDLPHWVLSAMKCLAYWPRNNDMSQATYSGFERDVFRTVADYFHSLPEPLLTFEYYELFVNILVMCGYIPIPDLGSGKRSVQEEKCDPQPSKTLQLNSFKSTECLLLSLLLKEPDEKKKGEASRRFSSEELRAQKQHEKKWQQHQLPCQQGSAGNLMGGSCQNLAGFRNEQQPRGAFRTRCYSLERIGAAASSVCNKGGSASLRGGGVSTITGSGELLDEHEVTSVVELGWAGSGQTQSHGLRRVSAPSTRGEELWDGSHGSKRRSLSLLGRRSCRSCTAINRPIAEITVQPWGQGEASPCVHSRTEGSGSTIQKRLCRSSTELSERSVPPSPCVLAGTSKGFLQHVVLPCHVASLIPASLTSATLARFVDKA, from the exons ATGGTGGGGCTTAGGGAGgctccctgcccgctgccgcGAAGTGTGGGTGCCCTGGGGCCCCCTGCTCCTGTCACGGCACGGGGGTACCTGGGGCCGTCCCGCGCCGTGCCCGGTTCGCGGTGTGTGCGTGCCCGGGGCTGCCCTGCCCGCTATCGCCACGGGGGGGTGCCCTGGGACCCCCCCTGCGGTCGCGACACGGGGCGCTCCGGGACGACATGTGGGTGCCCCGGGCCCCCCGCCCCGTGGCCCCGATCCTCGGGACGCTGCGCTCGCCGCTTCAGCTGCCGCGCTCGCTCCGTTTCCGCGCAGTGGAACGAGGTCACCCGGCACTTCCGAGCGGGGATGCCCCTGCGGCGGCACCGGCGGCGCTTCCGCTCGCACGGCGGCTGCTTCACCGCCGCCGAGGCCGCGGACTGGCTCCACCAGGTGCTGAGGAGCAACAGCAGCTTCGGGCCCGACGTGACCAGGCAGCAAACGGTGCAGCTGCTGCGGAAATTCCTCAAAAACCACGTCATTGAAGATATCAAAGGCAGGTGGGGAGCTGAAAACCTGGAAGACAACGGTGCCCTGTACAG ATTTCCTTCAACATCTCCAGTTAAACCTCTACCAAGCCCACCAAGGGAGAACTTGGAAAACTTCTCTGGAGACAAAGGAAAACCTTTTAAACTGCCCAGTTCATCCAGGAGGGCTTTGAAAAAACCGGAGTTCCTGCAGTCTCTG GAAAACTTAGCAAGACCAAAACCTGATGTAAtacaagaaaagaaggaagacacACTGCAAGGCAGGGAAATAAGCCAGGAATATGTGCAAGAAACATGGAGAAATATCATCCTGATACA TTTGCAAACCATTTTGGGGCTCCCCTCGTTGGAGGAGGTTCTGCAGCCGGCCCAGATCATTCCTGAGTTTGTCATGTACAACATGAGCAGCACCAGCAAACACGGGGTGGTGATTCTGCAGGACAAAGCAG AAGACCTCCCTCACTGGGTGTTGTCAGCCATGAAGTGCTTGGCCTACT GGCCCAGGAACAATGACATGAGCCAAGCCACCTACAGTGGGTTTGAGCGCGACGTGTTCAGAACAGTTGCTGATTATTTTCACAGTCTGCCTGAGCCATTGCTTACTTTTGAATACTATGAGCTCTTTGTTAATATCTTAG TTATGTGTGGCTACATCCCAATTCCAGATCTGGGCAGTGGAAAACGTTCTGTCCAAGAGGAGAAATGTGACCCCCAGCCTTCAAAAACTCTTCAGTTGAACTCTTTCAAGTCCACTGAGTGTCTTCTCCTAAGCCTGCTCCTCAAAGAGCCTgatgagaagaagaaaggtgAAGCTTCCAGGAGGTTTTCCTCAGAAGAGCTGAGAGCccaaaagcagcatgaaaagAAATGGCAGCAACACCAACTACCATGTCAGCAAGGGAGTGCTGGGAACCTGATGGGAGGGAGCTGCCAGAATCTTGCAGGATTCAGGAATGAACAACAGCCACGTGGAGCATTTAGGACAAGGTGTTACTCCTTGGAAAGAATtggagctgctgcttcgagTGTGTGTAATAAAGGAGGATCTGCCTCCCTCCGGGGAGGTGGTGTGAGCACCATCACGGGAAGTGGAGAACTGCTGGATGAGCATGAAGTGACTTCTGtggtggagctgggctgggctggctcggGCCAAACACAGAGCCATGGCCTCAGGAGAGTGTCTGCCCCATCCACCCGGGgtgaggagctgtgggatggcAGCCACGGATCAAAGCGCCGCTCCCTGAgcctgctgggcaggaggagctgcaggagctgcactgcCATCAACAGACCCATCGCTGAGATCACGGTGCAGCCctgggggcagggagaggcCAGCCCCTGTGTGCACAGCAGGACTGAGGGCTCTGGCAGCACCATCCAAAAGAgactctgcaggagcagcacagaacTGTCAGAACGCTctgtccccccctccccttgTGTGTTGGCTGGCACAAGTAAGGGCTTTCTCCAGCATGTTGTACTGCCTTGTCATGTGGCCTCACTAATCCCTGCTTCCCTCACCTCTGCCACTCTTGCTAGGTTTGTGGATAAGGCATAG